Proteins from one Argopecten irradians isolate NY chromosome 15, Ai_NY, whole genome shotgun sequence genomic window:
- the LOC138309172 gene encoding heat shock 70 kDa protein 12A-like: MADEKHVNTPVGDHLDSVPRSGTDKNIVAAIDFGTTYSGYAFTFRTEFDKSDGARQIFSNRWSNSGSLLSAKAPTTALFDPEYKFHSFGYEAEEKYAELVDTKQHKDWHCFRRFKMQLHNTMTLKREMKIKDETGQLLCAKQVFTESIRYLRGKLLKEIETRNPMKIIDIHWVLTVPAIWTEPAKQYMREAATEAGIPPEDLQIVLEPEAAAVYCRSLQDGTLVDSKDQDVTGAFRPGGSYMIIDMGGGTVDMTVHKVAEDGRLVEIWQASGGPWGGVTVDQTFYDFVVKTFGKEFIEKFRNERAKEWMKLETEFETQKRKLKFDTNYDIKLELPARLIAESNLEVADLTSYNKLGIENDEFKKFFQPSTKDIVYHIKSILTKVSHVDLILLVGGFATSRYVSRVIADAFPDKRVVVPLQAEVAVMYGAVLFGFEPLVINSRICRHTYGVKVYEVFKEGCHRPEHKAIVDGDIVCKDLFDGLVRKGDAVKIMETRSKNYISTHRDISRRFVTTGCGVYASTSTSPRYTTDDSCVRLGCINIEPPADGWPQTVNYNVNMFFGQTEFKVTVTNDVTGLEYSSSFDFLN; the protein is encoded by the exons ATGGCGGACGAAAAACACGTCAACACGCCTGTTGGTGATCACCTGGATAGTGTTCCTCGTTCTGGTACAGACAAAAACATAGTGGCCGCCATAGACTTCGGTACGACCTACTCCGGGTATGCCTTCACGTTCAGGACAGAGTTTGACAAGTCAGACGGGGCTCGACAGATATTCTCCAATAGATGGTCCAACTCGGGGTCACTTTTGTCTGCCAAGGCCCCTACCACGGCCTTGTTTGATCCCGAGTACAAGTTCCACTCCTTCGGATACGAGGCCGAGGAGAAATACGCCGAACTGGTCGACACGAAACAACATAAAGACTGGCACTGCTTCAGGAGATTTAAAATGCAACTACACAACACTatg ACGCTGAAGCgcgaaatgaaaataaaagatgAAACTGGACAGCTTTTATGCGCCAAACAAGTCTTCACTGAAAGCATCCGTTACTTACGAGGGAAATTGCTAAAGGAAATCGAGACACGGAATCCAATGAAGATAATAGATATACATTGGGTCCTAACAGTGCCAGCCATATGGACGGAGCCAGCCAAACAGTACATGCGCGAGGCTGCAACCGAA GCGGGGATACCACCTGAAGACCTACAGATCGTGTTGGAGCCTGAGGCAGCTGCGGTTTACTGTCGCTCCCTTCAGGACGGTACGTTGGTGGACTCCAAGGACCAGGATGTGACTGGAGCCTTCCGGCCGGGAGGATCGTACATGATCATCGATATGGGAG GTGGAACAGTTGACATGACCGTTCACAAAGTAGCTGAGGATGGCCGACTGGTTGAGATTTGGCAAGCGTCTGGCGGACCCTGGGGAGGTGTCACTGTAGACCAGACGTTTTACGACTTTGTTGTCAAAACTTTCGGAAAGGAATTTATAGAAAAATTCCGAAACGAGAGAGCAAAAGAATGGATGAAGTTGGAGACGGAGTTTGAAACGCAGAAAAGGAAACTAAAGTTTGACACCAACTATGACATCAAGCTCGAGCTGCCCGCTCGTCTTATTGCAGAAAGCAATCTAGAAGTGGCGGatttaacatcatataacaAACTTGGAATAGAAAACgatgaatttaaaaaattctTCCAACCTTCCACAAAAGACATAGTTTACCACATAAAGTCTATTTTGACAAAAGTAAGCCATGTGGACCTGATTTTGTTGGTCGGCGGGTTCGCTACCTCTAGGTATGTTAGCCGTGTTATCGCAGACGCTTTCCCTGACAAACGTGTCGTGGTGCCGTTACAGGCGGAGGTAGCCGTTATGTACGGCGCGGTACTGTTTGGATTTGAACCACTAGTGATCAATTCCCGGATTTGTCGGCACACATATGGAGTCAAAGTATATGAAGTTTTCAAAGAAGGCTGTCATCGACCCGAGCATAAAGCGATTGTTGACGGTGATATCGTGTGTAAGGACTTATTCGATGGGCTTGTTAGAAAGGGGGATGCTGTGAAAATAATGGAGACCCGAAGTAAAAATTACATATCCACACACCGGGACATATCAAGACGTTTTGTTACTACGGGTTGTGGTGTGTATGCCTCAACGTCGACCAGTCCCAGGTACACGACAGACGACTCCTGTGTACGTCTTGGATGTATCAATATCGAGCCTCCGGCTGACGGGTGGCCACAGACCGTCAACTATAACGTCAACATGTTCTTCGGTCAGACGGAATTCAAAGTGACAGTGACAAACGACGTCACTGGGCTCGAATACAGTTCTAGTTTTGACTTCcttaattaa
- the LOC138309191 gene encoding heat shock 70 kDa protein 12A-like yields MADVDMHGGNHLDSVPHQDKKIVAAIDFGTTYSGYAFTFRTEFDKSDGARQIFTNRWSNSGSLLSAKAPTTALFDPEYKFHSFGYEAEEKYAELVDTKQYKDWHCFRRFKMQLHNTVRLKREMEIKDETGQTFCAKQVFTESIRYLRDKLLKEIETRNPMKIIDIHWVLTVPAIWTEPAKQFMHEAAIEAGIPPEAQQIALEPEAAAVYCRSLQDGTLVDSKYQKVTGAFRSGRSYMIVDMGGGTVDMVVHKVAEDGRLVEIWQASGGPWGGVTVDQTFYDFVVKTFGKEFIEKFRNERAKEWMKLEIEFETQKRKLKFDTNYDIKLELPARLIAESNLEVADLTSYNKLGIENDEFKKFFQPSTEDTVAHIKSILTELSEVDLILLVGGFATSKYVSRVIADAFPDKRVVVPLQAEVAVMYGAVLFGFEPLVISSRVCRHTYGIRMQSKFIEGHHPPEYKAVVDGETMCRNIFSVLATKGEMMEMMATRSETYSSTHREESRRFSRMGCDVYASTSTSPRYTTDESCVRLGCINIEPPANGWPENVNYNLKMFFGQTEFKVTMKNDVTELECSSSFDFLG; encoded by the exons ATGGCGGACGTCGACATGCACGGTGGCAATCACTTGGATAGTGTTCCTCATCAAGACAAGAAGATAGTGGCTGCCATAGACTTTGGTACGACCTACTCCGGGTATGCCTTCACGTTCAGGACAGAGTTTGACAAGTCGGACGGAGCTCGACAGATATTCACCAATAGATGGTCCAACTCGGGGTCACTGTTGTCTGCCAAGGCCCCCACCACGGCCCTTTTTGATCCCGAGTACAAGTTCCACTCCTTCGGATACGAGGCCGAGGAGAAATACGCTGAACTGGTCGACACGAAGCAATACAAGGACTGGCACTGCTTCAGGAGATTTAAAATGCAGCTACACAACACCGTG aggttgaaGCGAGAAATGGAAATAAAAGATGAAACCGGACAGACTTTTTGCGCCAAACAAGTCTTCACTGAAAGCATCCGTTACTTACGAGACAAGTTGCTTAAGGAAATCGAGACACGGAATCCAATGAAAATAATAGATATACATTGGGTCCTCACAGTGCCAGCCATATGGACGGAGCCCGCCAAACAGTTCATGCACGAGGCTGCAATTGAA GCGGGGATACCACCTGAAGCCCAACAGATCGCACTGGAGCCTGAGGCAGCTGCTGTTTACTGTCGCTCCCTTCAGGACGGCACGCTGGTGGACTCCAAGTACCAAAAGGTGACCGGGGCCTTCCGGTCGGGAAGGTCGTACATGATCGTCGATATGGGAG GTGGAACAGTTGACATGGTGGTTCACAAAGTAGCTGAGGACGGCCGACTGGTTGAGATTTGGCAAGCGTCTGGCGGACCCTGGGGAGGTGTCACTGTAGACCAGACGTTTTACGATTTTGTTGTCAAAACTTTCGGAAAGGAATTTATAGAAAAATTTCGAAACGAGAGAGCAAAAGAATGGATGAAGTTGGAGATTGAGTTTGAAACGCAGAAAAGGAAACTAAAGTTTGACACCAATTATGACATCAAGCTCGAGCTGCCCGCGCGTCTTATTGCAGAAAGCAATCTAGAAGTGGCGGatttaacatcatataacaAACTTGGAATAGAAAACgatgaatttaaaaaattctTCCAACCCTCCACAGAAGATACCGTTGCCCATATTAAGTCTATTTTGACAGAACTAAGCGAGGTTGACCTGATTTTGCTGGTCGGCGGATTCGCTACCTCCAAGTATGTTAGCCGTGTTATCGCCGACGCTTTCCCTGACAAACGTGTCGTGGTGCCGCTACAGGCGGAGGTAGCCGTTATGTACGGCGCGGTACTGTTTGGGTTTGAACCTTTGGTGATCAGTTCACGAGTCTGTAGACACACATATGGAATTCGCATGCAATCAAAATTCATAGAAGGACATCATCCACCAGAGTACAAGGCAGTTGTTGACGGTGAAACGATGTGTCGAAACATATTTAGCGTGCTGGCTACCAAAGGTGAAATGATGGAGATGATGGCGACCCGTAGCGAGACATACAGCTCTACACACCGGGAGGAATCAAGACGTTTCAGTAGAATGGGGTGTGACGTGTATGCCTCAACGTCGACCAGTCCCAGGTACACGACAGACGAGTCTTGTGTACGACTTGGATGTATCAATATCGAGCCTCCGGCTAACGGGTGGCCAGAGAATGTCAACTATAACCTAAAAATGTTCTTTGGTCAGACGGAATTCAAAGTGACAATGAAAAACGACGTCACTGAGCTAGAATGCAGCTCTAGTTTTGACTTCCTCGGTTAA
- the LOC138309802 gene encoding heat shock 70 kDa protein 12A-like gives MAETKQESDTQTPDVNCRTDKKIVAAIDFGTTYSGYAYTFRTEFDKSDGARQIFTNRWSNSGSLLSAKAPTTALFDPEYKFHSFGYEAEEKYAELVDRKQHKDWHCFRRFKMQLHNNWMLEREFEITDEAGQLYPAKSVFCESIRYLRNKLVEEIETRNPMENNSKDEKIEDRNPVEINLRNVIHWVLTVPAIWTEPAKQFMREAAIEAGISSGELQIALEPEAAAVYCQSLSEGTLRDSKDKVVTGAFRPGGSYIIVDLGGGTVDMTVHKVAENGRLVEVWQASGGPWGGIAVNRTFYDFVANTFGKEFIEKFRNERVKEWMKLETEFETQKRKLKFDTNYDIKLELPARLIAESNLEVADLTSYNKLGIENDEFKKFFQPSTKVIVDQIKSILTEVSLVDLILLVGGFATSKYVSRVIADAFPDKRVVVPLQAEVAVMYGAVLIGFEPLVISSRICRHTYGIRTYTDFKEGHHPPEYRTVIDGETKCRNIFDVLVKAGETIGMQETRSCNTFSSHRDESRKYLTINFPVFAAKKGCPKYTTDDSCVRLGCINIEPPADGWPQKVSYNLNMFFGQTEFKVTVKNNFTGLDHSVSFDFLK, from the exons ATGGCGGAAACAAAACAAGAATCAGACACACAGACACCTGATGTGAATTGTCGTACAGACAAGAAGATAGTGGCTGCCATAGACTTCGGTACGACCTACTCCGGGTATGCCTACACGTTCAGGACAGAGTTTGACAAGTCAGACGGGGCTCGGCAGATATTCACCAATAGATGGTCCAACTCGGGGTCACTATTGTCTGCCAAGGCCCCTACCACGGCCCTGTTTGATCCCGAGTACAAGTTCCACTCCTTCGGATACGAGGCCGAGGAGAAATACGCTGAACTGGTCGACAGGAAACAACATAAGGACTGGCACTGCTTCAGGAGATTTAAAATGCAGCTACACAACAATTGG aTGTTGGAACGTGAATTTGAGATCACTGACGAAGCTGGACAGCTGTATCCTGCGAAAAGTGTGTTCTGTGAGAGTATCAGATACTTACGTAATAAGTTGGTGGAGGAGATCGAAACACGGAATCCGATGGAGAACAACTCGAAGGATGAGAAGATAGAAGATCGGAATCCTGTGGAGATTAATCTAAGGAATGTGATACATTGGGTCCTGACAGTACCGGCCATATGGACAGAGCCAGCCAAACAGTTCATGCGGGAGGCTGCAATCGAA GCAGGAATATCATCAGGAGAGTTACAGATCGCTCTTGAGCCGGAGGCAGCTGCAGTCTACTGCCAGTCCCTTTCAGAAGGCACGCTGAGAGACTCCAAAGACAAGGTCGTGACTGGAGCGTTCCGGCCGGGAGGCTCGTATATCATCGTCGACCTGGGAG GTGGAACAGTTGACATGACGGTTCACAAAGTGGCTGAGAACGGCCGACTGGTCGAGGTTTGGCAAGCGTCTGGCGGACCCTGGGGAGGTATCGCTGTGAACCGGACGTTTTATGACTTTGTTGCCAACACTTTCGGAAAAGAATTCATAGAAAAATTCCGAAATGAAAGAGTAAAAGAATGGATGAAGTTGGAGACGGAGTTTGAAACGCAGAAAAGGAAACTAAAGTTTGACACCAACTATGACATCAAGCTCGAGCTGCCCGCTCGTCTTATTGCAGAAAGCAATCTAGAAGTGGCGGATTTAACATCCTATAACAAACTTGGAATAGAAAACgatgaatttaaaaaattctTCCAACCTTCCACAAAAGTCATTGTTGACCAAATTAAGTCTATTTTGACAGAAGTAAGCCTGGTTGATCTTATTTTGCTGGTCGGCGGGTTCGCTACCTCCAAGTATGTTAGCCGTGTTATCGCCGACGCTTTCCCTGACAAACGTGTCGTGGTGCCGCTACAGGCGGAGGTAGCCGTTATGTACGGCGCGGTACTGATTGGGTTTGAACCGTTGGTGATCAGTTCACGGATTTGTCGACACACATATGGAATTCGCACATATACAGACTTCAAAGAAGGACATCATCCACCAGAATACAGGACGGTTATTGACGGTGAAACGAAGTGTCGAAACATATTCGATGTGTTAGTCAAAGCTGGAGAGACTATAGGTATGCAGGAGACACGAAGCTGCAATACATTCTCTTCCCATCGTGACGAATCCAGAAAGTATCTAACCATAAACTTCCCCGTGTTTGCAGCAAAGAAGGGTTGTCCCAAGTACACGACAGACGACTCCTGTGTACGACTTGGATGTATCAATATCGAGCCTCCGGCTGACGGGTGGCCACAGAAAGTCAGCTATAACCTCAACATGTTCTTTGGTCAGACGGAATTCAAAGTAACAGTGAAAAATAATTTCACAGGGCTAGACCATTCTGTCAGTTTTGACTTTCTCAAATGA